Part of the Streptomyces sp. RFCAC02 genome is shown below.
CACCACCGTCCTCACCAGCGAGACGAAGGAGGACGTCCTCGACGTCAGCGCGTACGCGCCCTCCTGCTTCGGCCAGATCGACCTCTACGGCAACGACACCAAGTACGACGGGACGAACGGCAACGCCCTGCCGCACTTCCCCGACTCGGCCACGCCGACCGACCTGATCGCCGCCTGGAACGGCGAGGCGCCGTGCGAGGAGGGCGAGGAGACCCCGCCGCCCGCCGAGGAGCCGACGGAGGAGCCGACGGACGAGGAGGTTCCCACCGAGGAGCCGACCGACGAGGAGGTGCCGACGGAGGAGCCGACCGACGAGGAGGTTCCCGCCGAGGAGCCCACCGAGGAGGCCCCGGCCGACGAGCCCGACGACGAGGCGCCCGCCGAGGAGGCCCCGGTCGACGAGGCCGCCGCCGAGCCGGTCGGCGAGCCCGAGGTCGCGCCCGTCTCCACCACCCCGCACCTCGCGGAGACCGGTGGCGACGGCTCGCAGATGACCCTCTACGCCTCCGCCGGCGCGGCCCTGCTGGTGGCCGGCGGTGCCGCCGTGTTCATCGCCAAGCGCCGCGGCACCCGCACCTCCGCCTGACGCCCCCGGGCGCGGGCAGCACCGCACGGCACACGGAAGCGGCCGGTACCTCCCCGAGGTACCGGCCGCTTTCCGTCGCCCGCGTGCGGGGCGCTGCCCGTCAGGGCGCCGGCGTCGTCACCGTGAACGGCGTCCCGTCGCCCAGGTGCAGGATGCCCTTGCCCGGCTGCACCTGCTCCGCCGCCGCGCTGCGCGGCAGCTTCGCGCCGATCAGCTCGCCCGACCGGTGCGAGGCCGGCGACAGCAGCACACCGCGCCGCGCCTTCTTCGCCTCCACCTGCCAGCCGGAGAACCCGCCGCAGATGTCGCCCTCGTCACCGCCGAGCACCAGGTAGCGACCCCGCTCGGTGCCCTGCGTGAGGATGGCCTTCAGCTCGTTGTCGGCGTCGCAGCGCCGCAGGTCCTCGGCGTCGTCCACGAACACGACGATCGGGTGCTCGGTGGACGAGGTGCTCAGCGCCTCGCGCACCTCCTCGTCCGTCAGGTTGTCGCCGGTGAAGACCTCGATGACGCCGTCCCTGCCGGCCAGGTCGCGCAGCGGCGACGGCCGGGGCGCCGCGACGACGACCCGCACGCCGCGCTCCAGGTAGGAGCGGGCCAGCATCGACATCACCGTGGAGCGGCCCGACTTCGCCTGCCCCGCCACGATGAACGCCGGCGTGCCCTGCGAGAGGTCGGGGCCGTAGCCCATCAGTTCGTCGCCGCCGACGCCGACGAGGCCCCACAGGCGGGACTCCGACGCCTCCGGGTCGCGCTTCTCCCACGCGTCGGCGTACGTCAGGCGGCTCGGCAGCACGTCCACGCGGAAGGGGCGGCGCACCCGCGCGAGCCCCTTGTCCCGCTCGGTCGCCCAGTCGCCGATGGCACCGAGCGCCGCGGCCTGCGCCTGGCCGGACAGCTCGTCGGCCAGGACGGCGACCTGGATCTGGGTGGCCGCCTGGTTGCGGAACATACGGCCGTCCGGCACGTTGTCCGGCACCTTCCTGGCCGACAGGCCGACACCCGTGTAGTCGCCCTTGTCGGCGAGCCGCAGCGCGTACTTCTCCTCCGTGAGGGCGCTGACGCGGCCCGTCAGGACCGTGCGGTCGCCCGCGACGATCATGTGGATGCCGACGCTGGCGCCCTCCCGGAAGATGACGAACAGCTCGTCGGTCAGCGCCCCGTGGTCCACCTCGCCGAGGGTGTTGGTCCAG
Proteins encoded:
- a CDS encoding LAETG motif-containing sortase-dependent surface protein, translating into MAATAAMAGGAVVGLGAAPAMAHDGDRCDRVRVETSTDGGATWSTTGRFTGEAPTTISVRLSGRITEGCEYPISLASYQTDGPSWESSGEQVFLGWDTTVLTSETKEDVLDVSAYAPSCFGQIDLYGNDTKYDGTNGNALPHFPDSATPTDLIAAWNGEAPCEEGEETPPPAEEPTEEPTDEEVPTEEPTDEEVPTEEPTDEEVPAEEPTEEAPADEPDDEAPAEEAPVDEAAAEPVGEPEVAPVSTTPHLAETGGDGSQMTLYASAGAALLVAGGAAVFIAKRRGTRTSA